The DNA region agagagagagagagagagagagagagagagagagagagagagagagagagagagagagagagagagagagagagagagagagagagagagagagattacaTCAAAGCTCTAAATAAGGGAGCATATAGAACTCCGTTGCAGTGTTTAAAGTAACATACTAAGATGACCCATGGAAAAAATCGTTCCATCTATTCATGTGTTATGGTTTTGCTGATTGATATACAGGAACCTAAATTACTATATGATGATTTGAGCCGGGATAGAAATTAAGAAAGCAAAccacacataaaaaaaactcaaataAAATCTCAATCTCCAATACTATAATTACAAACCTTTATCCGACTCGGAGTTTGAGTCTGCGAACACTGATATCGTAGCCACAGGGTTGGTCCCCACAATAATAACGAATGGAACAATGATGAAGTAGTTGCTGACCATCATTTTGTGCATGTTGCTCTGTGAAATAAAGAGGCAGATGTGTAACAACATTTTATAAAGGGTGAGAGTTAAATTTTATACAGCTTGTCCGGTATTTATTAATAAAGGTTAAATTTATCCCTTTGAACATATATGGTAGTGATGAACGGCTTCCGTAATGAAGGGGTAATATTCTAACTGTAAAGTTAATCATTAGGTCATCGTAGGCGCATATCTATGCTAGACTGTACCGTTGTTCCTATACAGAGTGTGATGCTGTACTGTAGCGATGAATGCGTCACCTGTTTGGGAACGGGGATGTGCACATGTGACACACCTGGGGCACATACCTGAGTCACCAGGTGACGTCATTATGAACACAACTGGTGGTTTGAGAGATTTGTGTCCATACACCACGTCCTCTGATGTGTTGACACAGTATTGATTTGTAGAAGTTCAAGACTCACCCATTTTCCGGTGCATCCTTCATAGTTGACGTGGAAGTGTATTTTTAGATTCTCCCAACTTGATGAGCACCCCACCCAATCCCCATCCTGTGGCCCTCCACACCTAAGCTCACATTGCCTCTAAACTTCAAAAGAAGTTGATCACCaacaatacagtatatacatgtaataaactatTCGAGTGACTTACAATATTATATCTTGTTTACGATGACCTGCTGTTACCACGATAAATATGACGATACTTTCGTCTGTGTATGAACCTGTGGATTGGAAGCAACGAAACCATCATGTGCACGTGGTGcacaggcactcaaatcaatgtgtagaaaaaaaatatgtattgtatgtaaataagacttatttacactcatattttttttaaatcatacacattgattcgagtgcctgtcaCAGTGACGTGATGTATGTAATACAGTTTTAGCAATTATTtacaataacccccccccccccatgatatattattgaaatatggTTGTATATTACTCCTAGCCTTGGAATAATACCGTTAGACCAACAACACACATGACCCTATTCATTTCCTCTAGACCGTTACCATGGTTATAGTCTGATAAGCGTAACTGTCTAGAAAAGTATATAAAATAGTTAACCACCTAACATTATATCTATGTGTTATGAGATAGAACGAAACACCGCAAGTTGCACCGTCACCCTTGATTTTGAAGGAGACAGCATCACCTACTAGTGGGAGGGaagaaacttttttttaattaagtcATGTGAGAGGTAGTAGATGGTAACCTATTCAACCCTGTTACTGTTGAGCCTGAGACCTACTGACCTACTACTTCAATGACGCGATCGCTGGAGGGAGCCACCAACGgtgaatagaaatgaaaatggcTGCCCCCATGTAAATTTACATGCACGCACCCTCCGGTGTAATCTTTGTCGCTATTCACTATAAGGAATTGGTGTAAAATGAGTTCTTTCCGCATTGGAAGCAAGCTATTACGACTAGCATCTGGTATTGGTGTTGGTGTTACCGCTGTTGTATGTGCATACAAGCTCGATAAAGATGGCAAGGTTGCCCTGTCATCATGGACCACCAATCACACACCCAGTGTGCCATGGGACCATAACTGGGATAAGTAAGTGTGGATGTATTGGGATTTCTCATGTTTTAATCAACACCAATATTGCTATATCATTTCATGGAAGTCTTGAATCACATTAGTTCATGAAGCCTAACCTGTTTACGTCACAATCTGTGATATCAATGAATTTTGCTAAGCTTCATAGGGACACATAATATTTCtaagattgttgttttccttgtctacttACAAGCTACtgtatataaaatatgataacACGGTAACCCAAGCCTActtgtatttatacatttgtagtatcAGGATTCGTAAACATTTTCTTTAGggaaacaacaatctatgacaTAATATGTGCCCCTGTGGTCATGAAATGCACCTTGATGGGCCTACGGGAATATTgtttaaaaacatgattttacGGATTAGGGggaccatattttttttaatgtttctcattaccttttcatggcaactattggttggtcggtcagtcagttttttttttaaagttaaaaaatacaaaatcatcatcttcatgtttccATGCCTCGagctccttttcctcctctctatcttctttttattggatttctGGTAACAAGTCCTTTCCCAACTTCTCTACATTTGTCATGTTCTCTACTTGAATAATTTctatcatgaaagaaatgctctgttaaCTTCATGAACAAATGTTGTAGTCactgccatgactgtagataaCGTCAatagtccagacacttgcttattcttgccagagagggcgaTGTTCCGCAAAATATTAAGAGTGGgcgaaaaaaaaatttaatttgtccaagctgaaaatttgggtcagttgggtaatgagaaaatgaaatagggtcaccctaatatatattatatctacCTATAGGTGTTAATATTGAATAGCCATATAATAAAATGtatctttgttttcatcaaCACTTTGTAATCCCACTCATACATAAAAAAGATAGCACCAGTTACAAAATGAAagcatgtacatttttttaaagatcaTAAGAACAAAAGATTTTGATGAGGGAAATTGTTAGTAAGATAATAACAATGGTTGAGTGTCActtgttaaaggggcacaagctgagtttatacatatttgggtgTAGTTTTTActacatatttaaaagatactcacagtattgtacctactgacacacacttaaccatcacttgcaattaaatGAACTCATACTGGTATTATGATAACACCCataaacgatctgatgacgttatatttgttacatataaaaataatattcaggAAATCCCTACCATGCATTCAACTAaccatgccagaagacaatcgtaatggTATAGGAGACATGCCTAAACATTAACGTTATATTGGAATGTAGTTTTATCTAAGTATTTTCACCTGAGTAAAaagcttacaaactcagcttgtgccactttaatattaTCATATGTATTAATTTTGTGTTACAGACGGGATCCTGGTAGCCTTGTTAAACCAGTAACTAAGGTGACTGAGTTAGATACCGGAGAAACTCACAAAGAAAAACTAGAAAACGCTAAGTCAACAGCAACTAGGCATTTGTTCTTAATAAGACATGGTCAGTATGATATGTCATCACATATAGATGAAGATCGCAAGTTAACAGAATTAGGTAAGTTGAGGACTGATCTCAACCAAGTCTACAGACAGAAAGTTTAACAATTTTACAGGTATACAGGTCTACAGGTACCAGCTTTACAGCTGTTTTCACTAAGTTTCAGGAAAGAGAGCAGATTATTTAAATAAGCTATAATAGGACTGATTTCAGCCAAGTTTGTAGACAGAAATTTTAGCAGATTGAGTATAAGTAAGGAAGGTTAGAGCTGTGTCTGGCCAAGAAAGTTAACAGATTAAGGTAATTTAGGTCAAGATGGATTCCAGACAAGTGTGCAGACAGAAAGTGAAAGTTAACATATTGAGGTAAGTTAAGAACTGTTTTTAGCTAAGTCTACAGTCTAGAATGGAATATTGGAAAAAATGaatcaaactgaacaacatCCTCTTACTTACAGCTAtcgaatggacgttggtttaattaacTGTACTCACAGAAGGGTGACACTATTGGTGATAGATTCATACtgccatagacagtggagaagttCTCCTCATGTCTGTGATTctacagaggaactgctatcacccacttttgtaatctaccacattgaacaacaatagatttagtttttGCATCTATCTTAATAAACTGAGACCTCGTTGGCCAGAGTAGTAcatttttgtgtatattttggtGACTTGTTATTTCTAGGAAAGCTTCAAGCAGACAAGACTGGCCAAAGACTTAAAAACCTAAACCATCCCTATGACATAATAACTATTTCTACCATGCAACGTGCCAGAGAAACTGGTGATATCATCAGGAAACACTTACCAGATGCAAATGTTGGCTTTTGTGATTTTATAAGAGAAGGTGCACCAATTCCACCAGAACCACCAGTTGGTCACTGGAAACCTGAAGTCAAAGTAAAGTCATGTCTTTTCATTTGTTGTTATAgttagtacattgtattgtgaTTTGTGGTTGTACATGGTACATTCAATCTACAACCAGTGACAAGCTAGTATTTACAAGTGAAACTTGTTACAGAGATGGAAATTAATTACAGTGCTCCCAATCAAAGTAAGAATAATGAAGTACTgcaatatattgatacattacagAACTTGTCCTGATATAATGACATAGATTTTGCTATAATAGTCACTACATTGCCTACATAGTAGCAAAGTTTTATAACAGTGTACTTTATATGCCACCCAAAAAGGCCAACTGGTGTGCAATATTCATAGTTGCAAATAAACACCTGTCTATTGGTAGATATCATCATGGCTAGATGTACAGAGTGATGTATTAGACAACAAACCTTGGTAACTGTAAGAggtgccaaatttgaaatttgttgtgatTGAAATTATCAGTAATGATGTGCACAATTGTGGCATATCATTGATCTAAATTctgtacaaagacacagaccCATTTTAGTAATGTATGAAAATGTTGCAGTAGTTTGTCATTCACACTTTTATTAGAAGCACTgtaatgaattggattaataacacttggcacagcatgttggaactacAGAGACACATATtttatggtttgataagaatagtttaTGATATGTCAGCGGAACTTGATATTCATTAGTGAATGTGAGCTTTTATATAAAGAAGCAATAAACTGTTCTTGAAATGTATCACAAGTTTCGGTAGTTGCAACATGCTGAGGCGAGTGtcattaatccaattcatttattaACTTTCCCAGTTTGTAACAAATTACACTTCTAAATAGTCTAGTTCCCGTAAGTGCGCATTATAATTGCTACTATCATCTCTACTcgcatcatcatgtttatatgaatgttgTCGGGGGTGAGCACAGATTTCTATGCaagagtaatgactttgaccatatgtgagtggagatgatcatagtaatcgtAGCGcacataggaactagactagtttgcAAATgattgcctgtcactggttgtttTCTGTGTATTGATCATTTTGCTTCTGGGTCAAACCATTTGGTTCATCCTTTTTAAATGATATACAGGCATGTAAACATTGACAATAACTCTTCGCTCAAAAAAGTCAATTTAACTATTATAACAAGGACTGTTTAAACAACTTAAAACTTCCATAATTTATTATGCATGTGATAATTATGATTTCAATATcaatttttcatctttttttgcAGCAGTTCTTTGAAGAAGGAGCCAGGATAGAGGCAGCTTTCAGAAAGTATTTCTACAGAGCAGACCCAGAACAAACTAAAGACAGCTATGAAATACTTGTGTGTCATGCCAATGTTATTAGATATTTTGTTTGTAGGTAAGTTATTTGTcttttattatatacatgtacacatgatttTATGTAATACAGACAGAGAGTGTCATCAGGGACttcaaaatactgtaaaccgTAATACTGATGACCAAGCTGTCATGACAGCCGAGTTTTTCTAAAGTACAGGATGGGTGAGGGACCACAGTCACAGGAGAAataagacagacacagacacagacacagacacacacacacacacacacacacacacacacacacacacacacacacacacacacacacacacacacacacagagatgTCACAGGTGTTGAAAGTATTTTCCATCAATTTTCCCCATGGTTACCCATCTATCAAAATAGTGCTCTAACATAACAGCAAATTGACTGGTGGTCTCACTTACTTCCTGTTGACAACTATGAGATGGTAACGTTTCAACAGCAATTTATCATAATCTACTGCTTCATTGTTAGCCATAACACCTTTCCTCTCAATAAGGCACTCAAAGTGGTAGCCCAACAAGTTACTTTTGGCCACTTAACTCTGCAAAATGCTCAAATCTACACAAGGTATGCTTCCATATCACTGCAACATGGACTCACATGCACATTAGTTGAAACATTTAGACTTACGGCAAGAATAAATAAACAGATGAAGAAATTCACTCACAGTAAAGACAGTCCCATAAATTCAATTGCCACACTTTATTTATGTGAGTCCAGCAAACATTCACTCTCCATTTTCTCTTTTACAATACACCAAGAAAGTAGACACCATTGTAATGGCAAATGCTATCAGTGAATTTTCATGATCTTTACAAAGGTTCACGTTTGTTGGTATGTGTACTCTCTTCTCCAAGGGAAATGactaaaagtttttttttttcatttttacagagCACTGCAGTTTGCACCTGAAGCCTGGCTAAGAATTAGTCTGTATAACGGTAGTATAACATGGCTTGCCATTAGACCGTCTGGGAGAGTATCACTTAAACTTCTAGGTGATTCCGGTCACCTTGCCCCAAATGAACTCACCACCAATTAAATCATTACAATTCTTTCAATCCAGCCTTGAACAAAAATGTTTAAATAGATGTTGCTTTATAGCGTAACGAGTAAATGTGTTAGATGTGAATTTTTGACCAAGAACAGTAACAGACTACAAGTGAGATTATCCATTTATATACTGGACTAATATGGAGTACATCCAAAATTCTGGACATTCATAGGACTTTTGTGTCACTTCCTATGGTATTAACATAATATAGGTATAAAGTGTGTAATGTATTCACAAAATTGACAGTGGTGTAAAATTGTAGTATGTCCATGTTGATACATATTAATGTAATGATATGAATTGAACTCCTGAGATCATTCAAATATCCACAACTTCCCGATATTTTTAACAGTGTGGGTAAACATTTGCTGACATATAAAAATGCTAAGTTTTAAAAACTTATCAGATATTCCTGTACTTATCATGATATATGCAGTATGTGCTAATGTGGTTAACATATTTTGGGGTGAGCTGTAATACAATGAAAATTGCAAATcctaaaacaaaaacatcattttgctaaaaaaaaatcgTATCAGCATTGCTAAATGTTATTGTCTGGCTCGAcgaaaaaaaatctaattaacaTTTCTACATGCTTTCATCTTTCATGACAAGAATTAAAGTTCAGTTGTTACATTgtagtcaattgactgtctcaaaaatatcagaaTGAACACACCAACATTAGGTTTACCTTCATGTGTTGTCATTGTGCATTTAAAAACTGATAATGGTAACTCACTGTCGgcacaaagaaaatgtagcaatggtgGTTAAGACTTATCACATAGCAGATGATGAAAaaagcaatgttagtaagattttgttcaGCCACGCAAAATTTTGTTACAGGTTTCATGACAATGTCTTTGGAACATAGCCAGTCTGTGTACACTGAGTGTCTTGCACTAGTCACCATACAGCTCACAACTTCATCTCAGGAACTCTGACAGATATGAATTACTTTCAATCAACCACAAATGTACAATCCACTTGGAACCATGCAATTTCTGGAGAATGTTTCAGTCTTAAAAATCGTTACGCTCATCTATTTGGAAAAGTGGAAATTTAACTGTCAGAGTTAAGAGAACAGATTCTCTCACAGAcaagtatttgtatttatcattAAAAATGTGACATGTGATCTGCTGTGAAAAAGTTGTCTTTTTTTGAAAGTGACCGCTGCATTTGACAAGGATAAATGGAGTGGACAGGGATGAAATTGGCAGGAGTGAATGGAGGACAGCGATGAAATTGGCATTGATGATTGGAGTAAATGGATGAATGGAGTGAACAGGGATGAAATTGGCAGGAGTGAATGGCATggacgacacacacacactcatacatataGAAGCCAgctttttttttcctttttttttagggggggggggggggggggggggttattttttTACAACTGGGGGCTAAAAACCCGGCGTTTTAGATCCCCATTTTGGACACCATGTTCATAATGACCATTGACTCCAATTTCTTTGCTGTTTTTCGCTTGGTCACAAATATACATCATCCCTCCTAGTCTGATCAGTGCTTACAACAAGTATCGTAAAATAATGTAGATATAAACTCAGATTTACCTATGGGCAAATATTGATACTAATTACCCCTAATCCcaaagtgtgtttgtgtgtgtacactgtcCAATCAGTGATACCCTTGTAATTACTTCATATTACAACCCATGCACTAGTTGTCTAGAATGCTGTTGATCAGAATGTTGTTTTTATCAGTAGTAGCCAGTGGCTTTGTAGGTGCTGAAAACTTGAGTCGTCTCCCcatcaaaatatcaaacagACATATATTGATACCAAATAACATTGGGTGTCTGATCTAAGTTTACGCCATagtcttatcagtttgtttatgtctgtgaaatttACGTCATATTGCCATATATACAATATTCccaactttcacagacataaacaaactgataaaagcatatATCTGATCATGTATGacagtttgatagtgtgataaggagaagacttttcGGCACCTACAAAGCCAGTTTGAATATTTCACCAGTGATAAAATGATGTTCTGATCAGCAGCATTTCTAGACAACTAGTGCAAAGGTAGTACCGTCAAAATGTGCGATAAATGACCACAGTATATCTAATGAATAGTTAAACTTGACaacatgtgtttatttcatttgtactATAAGTATATCTAAATCTATATCAAGATTTACAAAAGAAAGgagtacaaacaaacaaagcataCTTGTACAGCAAACTTCCCTGGAAATCTATGAAGCATGTGCAGCAAATGGCTATTAAAAATCTGACTCTGATCTCACCTACATTACATCTACAGAAGTTGCTGTTATTGAAAACTAAAGCAAAGTAAGCTATACAAAGAAcagaaagaattttttttttttttatgttgacaTGTGGACTATCAATAGTTTATATCCGAAATTATATCGATGAATAATCTGATCCTGAACTAAAAATACTTCAGTTGCTCTCTTGAACTTAGAAACAAGCAGTTCACTCCTCCTGTCTAGAAAAGTACTATTTTTGGGCTTTTAGATTGTTGTGATTATGTATATGAGTCTATCTTCATACAGTGTGATTGGAATCACACAACTGATGACGTACCACAGTGGTACAACGTTAACTTGTGGACTACGATAACCATATGTTATGTGACTCAGTCACTCTGTCAAAGTATACATACCATAACAAGTCAAGTTATCAACCCAAAAAGgcatttgtaatttttatgtgCCACATACCAAATCTCTTTTGTCAGTGAATCACATCACTCtagtaaaagtgaaaatgaacaaaacagTCTAATCCACATTTCAACTTTATAGGAAGACACTACACGCATCCTACATTTTAGAATTAAAGgtctcattaaaaaaaaatcacagacAAAACTTCAAAAGTGACGTTTGATAATACACAATTTCTTTGGGTTTTTTATCTCTTAGAATACTGTTGATTGATACAAAGAGATGATGAAATTTCAcgtctgtctgtcaatatatCATCAAAATATCCATGATGACAATAAATAGGAAAATTCTCTTATATACAGATggtatttaaaaacaaaaggtGGTACTACTAGCTACGTTGGTCTGCCTGGTCCATTGGTTTCCATTAAGCCGGCAATACCTTGATGTTCTGGACTGTGTCGAGACTGAAATGACAATATAGATGGTATGTTACAGCAAAGATGGGACagatatcattttcatttcaaatgatgacattttattttgttgtgttagcACCTATTGTTTATTTGCAAAACACCAACAAAGTCacatcaaaatataacaatttgaaaaacatTGCTAAAAGTgaattgtttttgaaaatgatcCATTTACATTCAAACACAGTCTGTGTAAATGGGGGACAATGGATGGGAAGGTTCGAAAACAGAGTCATGTAAATATGACCAAAACTCAAATGATTcaaaacacacatatttgaCCCCATGAATGACCCCATTCACATGTCACATGTTTCTATTTGTTCTACAAGTTCATGACTCAAATATAGAGTCCATCTACGGTTAATTCACAGCAGGAGTTCAGCAAGGTATATGGGAACAAATCCATAcaatatgccatattctggTTACCAAAGTTACTGCCACTTTGTAGGTAAGCATCACAAGAGGGCATGTGAGGGAAGTTACGTGAGGGCTACAATTTTCGTCATGGCCACTAATCATACAACTATGAATGAAGTcatgaacaaaatgtgtgtTCAAAAACTTTGTGTGCCCGTTAGAAGAGCATTGCATGCAGTAGTGGTTTATAGACATGTTttaattattcaatttattGGCAGTCACATTTAAACTGTACTTTATCATTTATGCTACAATACTCAACCACTCTGGCCCAAAACAGCTTGTGAACAGCACttctagtggccaaaccatgaaatcttttgtctttcctaTAACTGGAGTATGGCATATCGTGTGATAACATGGGGTTAATTTTAATATGATACTTTCACTTCATGTTACTTCTATGGATTTCATACATACTCAACCAGATTTGCAATAAGtgtaatgatgtaaataatagtgtgtattatttaaacaataatgtacgccctcccagcccataatggacgaaagcaaactttgaacgacataataggcgaggcgacagccgagcccattatggagtgcaaagtttgcttgagtccattatggacagggaggacgtacattattgttattattttatagttttgccaattccagtgaatttgtagaccgagaaacgcaaaacaacgtatactatacacagcgctgaacatcgtctgccatgttcggcccggaagctgaatactaatcatagcgacacacgtacgtacacgtacacacacatatacacttcagtgaactgctgtgaacacaaatttgtttcatgaatgcgttgtatttttaaacagtggaaatgacaatcataagtaacaacatacatttcgaaaaaatacctagtcgtatgaagaaacagaacaataAGCTTGTATTATTATGCTCGTTCCAGGGCctcgatgcccaataacggagtacattatcagtaataatgtacagcgatgacgtcacaaaattcactggaattggtaatgctataatataattccTAACAATCGCACTTAGCGTTTAGATAGTATTTTATGTataaaataatatgacagaCAGGTACTTGGAATTCAGAATATACTGACATTATATCATAGTAAAAGTAAActcacttttttctttttcttgtccTTCTTTTTCTTCCTCTTCTCACCGTCACCTtcatgtttcttttgttttttatgtttctTGTCGTGACTAGCATCTACTGTGGTTT from Glandiceps talaboti chromosome 18, keGlaTala1.1, whole genome shotgun sequence includes:
- the LOC144449379 gene encoding serine/threonine-protein phosphatase PGAM5, mitochondrial-like isoform X1, yielding MSSFRIGSKLLRLASGIGVGVTAVVCAYKLDKDGKVALSSWTTNHTPSVPWDHNWDKRDPGSLVKPVTKVTELDTGETHKEKLENAKSTATRHLFLIRHGQYDMSSHIDEDRKLTELGKLQADKTGQRLKNLNHPYDIITISTMQRARETGDIIRKHLPDANVGFCDFIREGAPIPPEPPVGHWKPEVKQFFEEGARIEAAFRKYFYRADPEQTKDSYEILVCHANVIRYFVCRALQFAPEAWLRISLYNGSITWLAIRPSGRVSLKLLGDSGHLAPNELTTN
- the LOC144449379 gene encoding serine/threonine-protein phosphatase PGAM5, mitochondrial-like isoform X2 — its product is MSSFRIGSKLLRLASGIGVGVTAVVCAYKLDKDGKVALSSWTTNHTPSVPWDHNWDKRDPGSLVKPVTKVTELDTGETHKEKLENAKSTATRHLFLIRHGQYDMSSHIDEDRKLTELGKLQADKTGQRLKNLNHPYDIITISTMQRARETGDIIRKHLPDANVGFCDFIREGAPIPPEPPVGHWKPEVKFFEEGARIEAAFRKYFYRADPEQTKDSYEILVCHANVIRYFVCRALQFAPEAWLRISLYNGSITWLAIRPSGRVSLKLLGDSGHLAPNELTTN